In Camelus bactrianus isolate YW-2024 breed Bactrian camel chromosome 5, ASM4877302v1, whole genome shotgun sequence, the DNA window AGCCATGGGTTAGACCCTGTGGTGATAGGGGTTTTAAGTGTGGGATATTCATTTAGGAGTTTGGAGGAACTCAATATAGTCCAAATATCCTGGGATCTTTTATCATGTATATGCCAAACACCCTAATATACATTATCTTACTTACTCCTCACCactgccatatgatatcattatTATGTTAATTTTGTAGATTAGGTGATTGAGTTTAGGGTTTAATTTTAAGTTTCTCAGCATTATATAGCTTTTAGTGTAAGGGCTAGGCTAGAACTAAAGCAGTGTGGTTTCAAAGCTTGCTGTTTTAACCAGTGCTCTATTCAGTGCTATCCAATAGGACAATAATATAAGCCACATATATAATGTCAAATTTTACAGTAGTCTCAcattaaaggttaaaaaaatgaaattaattttaagaatgtaCTTTATTTATGTAATCCATTATATCCAGAGTATCATCCTGTAATCaatgtaaaaaattaattaaattttatgtattttttatactAAGTTTGAAATCCAGAGTGTATTAGCACATCTCCATTTGgagtagccacatttcaagtgctcagtagccacaagTGTcttgtggctaccatattgggtAGCAGTTCTGTATCTTTAGACCTGGGGCCAGTCTGAAGCTTGGGGAGAGTACAGAGGGTGCCTTTTGCTGTGACAGCACTAATTTGTGTGACTTCTAAGATAGTGGAGCAGCCTGACTGTCCACTGTTTTCCTAACTGACTGGAAAGACCTCCCAACCTTTGAGAGCAATAAAAAAACCATTGAGAGGTAGTTGTTCACAGCTACTCTCCTTAAAACTGGGTACCCCAAAACTAAATTGAATATATAGCTTACTTAGAAGTTAATTGTTAGAAAAGAATTCCCAGGGTTTCGTTACATAATGATCATCCTTGTCATAATACTGCATAGTTTATATGGCCTTACCATTTACAGaacattttatgtgtattttcttatttgatcTTCACAGCAAATCAATGTGCCATTATCTCCATTTATATAGGTGATTAATTGATTTTACAGAGGGATTTAAGTAAACTTCAGTTTATGGGTTATAAAGATGAACCCCTAAACCTGTTTTTTTAGACTCTGGTCTGGTATATATTTCCATCGTGCTAATATCATCTTTGCCTTGTACAAAGCAAAATATAATTGTAGTTATGAGTTGTGATCAGTTAACACCATTCCAAACTCAATATGTTGACTTCTTTGCAGAAATGCATTCCTTAAAATCCTATGTATTGTTGTAATGACTATACTCCATTTCTTGCTCAGTTACTTATTCTGGCTTTGTGTAACCCTTCTTGTCCTACGTCTTTTAGTTGCCTGAGAAAGaatcccaaacagaaactttcttttgtttgtttttggcatcGTTGTTTCTTTTGGACCTAGATTCCATAGGATCAAATCATCTGAGCATGTAACTAGTCATGGTAAATTAAGGGAGTACCTAGGGATTGTCAAAGGAAATCTTGTCTCTAGAGGAACTACATGTTGCCAAgctagtattttttattttcctgaaatctTTTCTGAAATTAGGCATTAAGGTGGATGCAAACCCCATTCTTTGCAAACTTTACAAATTTCCATAtgagattttttattttctttgtttgagAAGGTTTCAGACAAAAGATTTCATGGCTAGAACAATTACTGGCAGAGATATTTTGGATGTACAAGTTGAATCAACATGCAGAGGACCTTGAACGCCAGCACAGAGATTTGAACCTTTTCTTATTTTGGCTTTGAGGAGCCACATGATTAGTGATGTTTTAGACACACAGTAGTGTAGAGGATAGTTATCTGATATGATATGACTAGTTTAGATTAACAGTAATTCTAGGGTCTAGATATCCTAACTCCAAAAGAGCTCAATAATTAAAAGAGACATTCATCAAAACATAGATAACTGATGATGTTTAATGAGACTACAATAAAGGCATGTTACTGACTAACATTATCTGCATATCAGTTGACAGCACCACCTGGTCATTCCCAGCCAGGCAGATCATATGTTACACTCACAATTGCTCTTATCATTCCTCTATTAGTAATATAGTGTGATTTACCAACTAACTTCTTTGTGCCTTAGTCTCATAATATGGAGGTGTTAATGGAATCTTTTTTAAAGGGtatttgtaagaaataaatgatttaaatctGCATTGCTTAACCGTAgagcctggcatacagtaaaGCTCTATAAATGTgggctgctattattattattgttgtttttgctaTCAGTTCTGTTAGGAAtgtttaacaatttttatttttacaacttacattttattttctaggtAGTCTGTTAACAGCTAGAATGAAACAGTTGCCTGCAGCAACAGTTCGACTCCTTTCAAGTTCTCAAGTAATCACCTCAGTGGTCAGCGTTGTAAAAGAACTCATTGAAAACTCCTTGGATGCCGGCGCCACAAGCATAGACGTTAAACTGGTGAGTGTTCCTGAGACATTGCCAAGTATCATTAAAGCAAAAAAGGATTGGAGCGATGCTTTCTCCTTAAAACTattacctttcttttctttacgtACCCGTAAATCATTCTTAGGATACTGGACCCTTTGTCTTGTTTaagaataaattcttaaaaataaattttaatttaaatcagtATTATAGTAACGCTAAAGGAAATTATAAACGAAAACTTATACTTTAGAATTCTATCACTTAAAGCATGAATTTGATTTGTCCATGTTTTCTACTAATACTTATCCTTGATTACTCATTTTTACTTGTTATATATATTCTCATGTTctcatttgtgttttatttttccacctAATCTTATTTCAGAACTGTGTCCCTTGTTGCTTcatagttttcacatttttttaattgaggtgctACATATTAAATCATTTGCATTCATATGATTTGTCttatttattatgatttattaaaACTAGTTTGCATGTCTGCCTCCCCTATTATAAATTACTAGCTCATGGACATAAGGCctatacttttttcctttttcgtACCCTCTATAGCTGCCCAATGTCTAGTGTATAAATGATAAATAGATTTGGTTGACTGAATGTAAGAATACCTTTTTTGTAATTTCCTAATTGTCAGATATTCATGTTATTTCTGGTATGGTATTAGAAATAATACTGATATGAATACCTTTGTAGGAAAGAGACCTTCCCTTttcatatacacatgcatatattttatatatgtgtaatcCCAGTTGCTCCTTATAAAAATTCTATGAATTAGCTACTCCTGTACCCGTTTTACAAATAATTGAGGTTCTAAGAACTTTCTCAAAGTAATGTAGGTAGTAAGTAACAGAACTGAGATTACAGTCCAGGTCTTTCTGATCCTAAAACACATTCTAGATCTTCCCTTTATGTGGGAGTTCTCACTACATTTGGGTGTATCAGAATAATTTTAGGGAGTTTGTTAAAACTGTTACTGGGCCACAGAATTTCAGATTCTAGGTGGGGCCCaatatttgcatttctgacaagtttgTAGTTGCTGCTGAGAACCACTTTCTATACCATATCAAATCTGTACTTTGTCTTTAAATAATATAGTGAAAGctttataaacatgaaaaatattattaaataaagcccaaagaaagataatttctttttttagacaTTTTATGTAGTCAGTTCAGTCGGATTAGAATACACTTGATAATAATTAAATAGAATTAGTGGATTATATCTGACAAATTTCACTTAAGAATCTTAGTCAAACAAACatatgtctttgtttttaaagttccttagggaaaaaatagttaaaaaaattttttttacagtgctAACAGAAGTCCTCTCATAAAAGTAAAGTACACATTTTTATCTTGCTATATATTTGTCTCTTGACATTTACTggtttctgctttgtagaattttaaaataaataactgtgtTGCAATACATAAGACCTGTTTTATTAGTTTCATACAGTAACTGTTCTGACTAGGAATGTTTTCATAATTAATAAGTTAAACAAATtggtattattttaaacatttaaacagaTCTTTGTGTTATTTTACTTGCATGACTTGAGTTCTTACTTATATTGAAAAATTTGCATTTATGTAGTTAAttatttctctgtaaaatgaagcaGACAGGCTAGTCCCAGgatgttaattttaattaattttttagggggggtaattaggtttatttatttatttaactttagagggggtactggggattgaacccaggacattgtgcatgctaagcatgtgctctaccatttgagtcaaatcctccccaccccccaggataATTTTAGCCTAAGAGAGAGATAAGGAACTAAATCTTAGGTTTCTCCCCTCAACACCTGGTATTTCTAATTTATCTAAAAAGTAATGACACATACAGTATTATATGATTATGTTATTTAAAAGATGTTatggtatttttaaatatcagagtCACtgtaggaaaaatttttttccctttataatttACATTTATGTCCAGAGACATAAAACTTTTTGAAGTAAAGCTTATGATAGAAGCTTGCTACCAGATTTAGAATATGATATTCATAGAAAGTGTGATCACTGTAGTAATTTAGATTTTGTATATGTTATGTATGCATATTTTTAGTGTTAGACTACAAGTACTAAGCTGTTATTTGAgttgtttttccttctccattttcattaaaaaatcacAGAGATTGCCAAATTAGGTGTCTTTTCTCAGCAGTTTACTGTTAGGTGACTATTTGCAGAAAGACATTGAGAAAGTTATAGtgtagcaaatatttatttacttatgaaaGCAATAAATAGTTTAAGGGGGAAAGTATTAAAAATTTGGTTGAATAATGATAATTGCTAGACTCCTAGTGGGTAGAACCAGATGTTGTTTTTGATGGTGAAGGTATTTTGTTTAATTTGAGAGATTATATACACAAAGATACATATAATTGAGAAGAATATTTTTAGGCAagtttaaacataaatttaaacataaataccTATTATACTGAAACAATTCAAGGGAATCTTGAAGATCAGATTGATTTCCTTATTTTACAGTTGAATCTGAGCCCGGGGAAAACAAGGAACTTTCCCGTTATACTGTAACTAGGAATTGATAGAGTTAAGAATTCAAACTCTTACTTCCTTAATGTTAAGCTTCCATAAAAGAGAAATGACAACATTTCACTTGtgttactgtttttaaatgtGATAATAGTTTAATGTCTTTGTATACTAAATGTTATTGTTTAACTTTTCATAGGAGAACTATGGATTTGATAAAATTGAGGTGCGAGACAATGGTGAGGGTATCAAGGCTGTTGATGCACCCGTAATGGCAATTAAGTACTACACCTCAAAGTTAAACAGTCATGAGGATCTTGAAACTTTGACAACTTACGGTTTTCGAGGAGAAGCCTTGGGGTCAATATGTTGTATAGCTGAGGTAAGGTAATTTATATTGACTATTTAGTGGTTTCATAATCACACAATATTAGAATAAGAGAAAACTCACCCAGAATTTGGCAAAGAGggtattttttattatgaaaaatatacataatgtaaaatttgccattttaataattttaaagtgtacaattcagtagcattaagtataTTGACATTGTGTAGCCATCCCCACCATCCATCTCCTGAACGTTTTTATCATCTCAAACTAAAACTTTATACGCATTAAACAATAAATTCCCATTCTCCCCCATctgctggtaaccactattctactttctgtgtctatgaatttgactattctaggtacctcgtataattggaatcatacaatatttgtccttttgtgtctggcttatttcactcctCATAATATCTTCAAGGTTCGTACATGTTGTAACAtctatcagaatttcattccttcttcaggttgagtgatattccattatatgtataaaccaccttttgtttatccattcgtctgtcagtggacatttgggttgataCCACcacttggctattgtgaataaggctgctatgagtATTGATGTACAAATGTCTATTTGAGTCCCTGCTCTCActtttttgggtatatacccagagtaGAATCGCTGGGTCAAACAGTGCAGTAGTCCCCCCTTATCCAGTTTTgctttctgtggtttcagttacCCACAGTCAACTGCTGCCagaaaatatgaaatggaaatttccagaaataaacagttgatacattttaaattgtgTGCCATTCTTAGCAACATGATGAAATCTTgcaaaatcccagtctgtcctgcCTAGGACGTGGGTCATCCTTTTGTCTTCCGTATGTACGTTGGATATCAGTCCAACTATCAGTCTGCCTATCAGTCACTTAGCAGCCGTCTAGGTTATCAAATCTACTGTTGGGGTATCGAAGTGCTTATGTTCAAAAGAACCCTTGTtctacttaataatggccccaaagtgcaaGAACAATGATGCTGGCAATTCAGGTATTCTCTTACTGTGCatgattttaaattaaactttatcataggtataaACATAGGGAGAAAACAGTATATTTAGCTTTTGGTACTATCTACAGTTTCAGACATCCACTGGAGGTCTTGGAACATATCCTCTGTAGATTAGGGGAGACTATTGTAATTCTCTAACTTTTTTAGGAATGGCAAAGAATGTTTTTCAGTGTTAATATTTATAGGAAGAAAAAGCGGTTTAGTGATTCATTGGCTtggtttattaaaattaaatgtaactaTAAGCACTTCTCAGAACCTTAATGGAAGTGAATTGTGAATCTCTAAGGTTGGTGGTTTATAGTAGGGATATTTACTGCACTTACTTGAAACTGTGAAACCCTTTTATTGAGTCGTGTATCAGTTATTCTGTTGTTGTGCTGTAGAACGCACTCTGGATACACCACTCTAGTCAATACACATATTTAGACTGTGCTCTAGAGATGTGAATTGGCTTGGCCTAAACCTTAGCTAGAACTTTGCTCTCCTGATTACTAGTTAGGTGTTTTCATTGATGTAAACCCCTTAGTTCAGTGCCTGACCCACTCCATAGTTCCAATTATACTTCGCTGACTCTGCTCTAGATTACATAGCTAGTTTGTGACAAAGCCCATCTAGAGCCATGATCCTTTCATGTCGATGTATCTCAGTTATGTTTGATCATGTGATCCTGTACTAGTTTCTTTGTGCTGTACTGTTACTCTGTGTATGTTAGGCTGTTTCATAGCATGATAGTGTCTGCCAGTAAGTGATGTGGTAATTATTAGGGTCTCTTTGGCTATCTAAGTTTACCTGGTGGCTGTGTATCCTTTCATTTGTGCTTAGGCTGGCAGACCCTGTTTGGGTGAGAATGTTCAGATGCCATAAAATGATAGGACTTTACACTTATTTTCCCAGAAAAGTGTCAAGGACATGACACTCATCTATTATGTAGCCTAGTCTCCCCAGCAGCCATGTATTCTCCAGGCTTATTTGATCTTTCCTTGGCCCTTGTGCCCTTAGAGTATGGGCATAGTGtaggttttctccattttttGTGGAAAGGGTCCCAGCTAGTTATTCATTTACTCTTTGACTTCGAGCTCTGTAAGCTGATGcctcagtaaaaaagaaaaaaaaatgtgggttgAGGAGGAGGTGGAGTATAAAGTGGGAGATTTTGCTGTTCTAGCACAGAGGACTGGGGCCCCTTGCTTGTTAGAATCCAGATGTTCAGACATCactaaaggagaaaagactttgtcaTTCCTTAAGTGCATTTTGCTTAAAACTTCTATACAAAATCTAGCATACCTTGTGCTTCTATCTTTCTCAGCATTTGCTTTATTTAGAGTTCACTGAGTCTCCAAATAGATTTTAGGGAAGAGCAACTAGGGAGTACATCTGGGCATTGCCCATTTTTCTCCTCAGAGATTGTATCTGGGGACTTACAGCCGTGGAATCTTGTAGAgagaatctgtttttaaaatggaatgGGATTTGTACCAGGGAAGCTCTGAAGCTCCCAATACTAGTGTTACTGTTTGAGTCCTAAGCGgctattttagaaattatatgaTTTGTTTGAGAACCAAAGTACTTGATTTTTTAGCTGTTGTCTAAATTTGGTGGATAGTAGTTAGGTTTTATTTTGGCAAGTATTGTTGAATAATATATAATGCAgcgtttctgtattttctgtaagATACATATACATAACCTTTCGGAACTGAAATTGGTCATTATCAATTTTGTCTGCTAGGTGGCAGTACTATActtagtcttttaaaataattgacaTAAGCCGTAATTTATCCAAATCTTCACTGTAGTTCTGATTTCAGATGGTAGTTTTGCAAGTCCTTATTCAGTGGTACtatcttgttattttaatttgcttacTTAAGCCCACTTGTTACCCAAGTTTATCATTtgtcttgtttcatttttgaagtatTTGGCCTTGAGTATGAATACTTAAAATAGTTTTGTTCATCAGAAttacaaaagaagtaaaaaaattgTCAAAGTATCACAATAATAGAAAACtataagctttaaaaattatgttcagTTTACACATTGCAATGCCAAGTGTTTATCTTAGAAAATGTTAACAGCATTTTATGGACTCTCTTCTCTTGTGAGCCTTTGGAAAAACCACAtatagatatttgtgtgtgtgaatttttatgtttgtatACTTTAGATCAACATACAGACCATTAGCAGCACCCCTGAAGGTTCTCTCATGCCCCTTCCCATTTGGTACGCCTCAAAGGTAATGGCTAGTCTGACCTCTGTCAGCAGAGATTAGTTCTACCTGTACTTGAACGTGATCTAAATGGAATCTTAcagtatgtattattttatcacagacagatttttttgttgACTTAGCTTTGACTGTTTATGAAAGCCAAAGGAAATACAGAATTGGAAGGGACTCATTAATAGTGGACACTGGTGCACTGCGTAGATCCTCCTCTTCAGGACTGACCACTCATTCCCTCAGCTCTGCCAAATATTGGTGACTGAACCCTCAAAGCTGTCTCCCTCTAGAGATTACCCTTACCTCAGCTGGAGAGAGTTACTTTACCCACCTCATACAGGGCAACCTGCATCCAATAACTGGTTGATGAGGGGTTGTAAAGGCCCTATTCAATTCAGAACAACTCTACCGTGCTATCTCTGCTTCAGAGTGCCCCCTTGGGGTCGGTCAAGGACTTGTTCTCTTTCTGCCCTGCCCCTGTGAGTGATCCTCTCCAGAGCACATCCCAGTAAACTTCCTGCTCACTAGTCAACATCTCAGTCGGCTTCGAAGGTAAGCCTCCCTACAGTGTAGGTCTTTTATGGTTTAGTCTTCTCATATTACGGATAAGAAAAATGAGGTCTTGTGAAACGAAAAGCCAGGTTTTCTCACCCCAACTTCAAAACACAGCCTAATAATCAGTCAGTTAATATTACATTGTCTACTGCATGCAGGGTGCTCTGTTAAGTAGTTTACACGGAGGAGCTGTGCACATTAAAGTAAATGGAATATGAAAATTGTGACCTGTTATTTAGGAACATATAATGTGTCCATAGCAAACCCAAAAATTCAGTTCTGATTTTATGCCTGTCAGTACTGAGTTTTCCAGACTAGGTCATGCTGTCTTCTTACTAGCATGCTTAGAAaggtatttataatttataagttTTAcagtagccgagacatggaagcaacctaaatgtccatcgacaggtgactggataaagaagttgtggttaatttatacagtggaatactactcagtgataaaatagaataatgccatttgcagcaacatggatgaacctggagattgtcattctaagtgaagtaaattggaaagagaaagaaaaataccatatgatatcactcatatgtggactctaaaaaagagaaaagaggacactaagaactcatttacaaaagaaacagactcacagacatagtaaacaatcttatggttactgggaaaaggtggtgggaagggttaatttagaagtttgagatttccaaatgttaaccactatatataaatatagattaaaaacatttcttctgaatagcacagggaaccatattcaatatcttataatagcctttaatgaaaaagaatatgaaaacatatatgtatatgtatgcatgacagggacattatgctgtacaccagaaattgacacattgtaattgactatacttcaatttaaaaaattgaaagaagtATAAGTTTAAAAATACCTCACATTAAACTGATAAATGTATTTAGACCTGCAATGGTAAGCTCAAAGATAGGTTATCAAGGAGTAGTCAAGTTGCAACTTATGTAGGAAAATTTTGAATAGTATTTCAGAAACACAGAAAGTAATATATGCTTGTAAagataaattacatttaaaagtaaaagttgCTATTCAGGAAGACAAATTAATGGGTGCTTTTTGGggaaaaattcactttttaaacttaatattCTTCACTCAGAAGCAATTGAAGTTTCAGGTATAGaagtttcatgtttattttaaaggttccaatttattttgaaaatacttgGATACAGATTGCAattacataataaaaatgagtgaTTTCGTTATTTTATCTGCCAAACTAATGCAGATAATTTTAAAGTCTTACAGATGTAAATCATCTCAGGCTCAGTAGATTGATAATGTGTAATTGAGATGTCATTTTGTCACACTAGTAAACCCAAAACTTTGATTGTTGACATTTtttattagattattttaaagatgttaataattttagttataaaaagacaaaaataactaGACTTGCAGCAAAATTGGGTggagaaatataaaatacatctaattctgtattttttttaatctgtaaagtgAAGATAATGATTTGAGGgtcaaatgaaataatacatattaaaGTATCTCAAATATGGTCATGTGCCATACAGATGAAACTTATTTTTACTCTGGACTTGAATGTGAAAAGTAGTATGCATCTGTATCATACATGATAGTATCACCAGGCTTGCTCATTCTCTTGTTGGTAAG includes these proteins:
- the PMS1 gene encoding PMS1 protein homolog 1 isoform X3; translation: MKQLPAATVRLLSSSQVITSVVSVVKELIENSLDAGATSIDVKLENYGFDKIEVRDNGEGIKAVDAPVMAIKYYTSKLNSHEDLETLTTYGFRGEALGSICCIAEVLITTRTAADNFSTQYVLDGSGYIISQKPSHLGQGKRNKSRNKQMGLHQTRKLLHSKENSTK